The Agrobacterium larrymoorei nucleotide sequence TCCGGTTTCGTTGAATAGTTCCGGCAGCTGATACCCAGCTGCCGGGATACGGCGCAATATCGATTTCCTCACTAGGCATTTTTTCCGCTTTTCGTGAGCGGTAGAAAAACTCGCCGAAAAAAGTCGCTGCGCTGAGTGTGCTCTGATGTCCGCTGTCAATAATTTGGGACCAGTTAAACCGCTCGCCCGAACGATCGGGTGAGTACGGAGAGCGCACATTCGTGGAGGCGGGACTCTTGGACGTTGGTGATCAAGCGCTGATACGCGGGTTGGACACCGGGCCTTTCCGATTTGCGTCCGGGCTATCCCTGTCTTAGTGCGGACGCCGGTCGGCAGACCTCTTTACTGAAGTGCCTAACGCCCACATAACGCATACGACAGATATTTTTCTCAGCGTTGCATTTGTAATTCAAAAATCAGCATGGTCGGGAGAAACTAGATTAGGCTCATTTCTATCCAATACAGATCGCCGATATGGAGAAGAGAAATATGGGACGCGAAGATATTCCGGAAACATCCGCTCAGCAGAGTGGGTGGAAGCGACTCAATGCGGATTCCATCAGAAGGATTTCGGATTTCCTGATCGAACGTGATCCGCGACAAACCGTTGAAAATCTAACAACGTTGAGATCGTTAGATAAAAACACGAAAAGCGCTTATGACAGCAGCAGCGAAGTTCTCGACGCCCTGAGCAGGGCCGCAGTCCTCGTGGAAAGGATATATCTATGCTCCATTCCAGAAGGTGGATTCGATCGAGAGTTCAACAGAGAAGAGATAGGGACTAAAGCAAGCGCTGGCACACGAATTGAAGCGATCGAAGGAACTCTTGATTTGCTTTCGGAGCGCCGCAAATCAGAGTTGGTAACCCATGTACTGAGCCTACAAGATGGTTATCAGCAAGCGTCTGCTATAGAAGCATTTGCACCCAGTGTTAATAAGCTCACCCCGACACAAAAGGGTCGAATAATCGACAAAGCGTTCGACTACGCTTCAAATTATTCTGCGCGGGGAGATGCGATTTTGATTCGCGCCGGCGTTCAAGCTCTTAGTTATGCGCATGACGATTTAAATCCTCAACAGCGTAGGCACCTACAACAAATTGTTAATTACAATCTAATGCCTGAGCAATGGGTTATTATAAAGGACATAACCGAGGGACGGTCTGACTACATTGCCAGCGAGGGCCAGTCGATGGACGAGGATTTCGCTGTGAGTGGAGCTATCAGTCTTCGAGAGAAAATGTCTGTCATCGAAAGCCGCGTTGAGAAAGTGTTTGAAAACGACGCCAGCGAGTTTCGTACCATGCGCCAGTTGAGTAGCGTTCAGTTCGTCATGGCAAACGTCTTGAACAGCGTCTACGAAAGGCGAGCACAGCTTAATGATCGCGAAAGTACGAGAGGTTCCGGCCCATGTTTGTGACGGTTAGATACAGCAAAAGATCTTTCCAGCGACGGCCGGCTTCGATGATCCTTTCCTCCTCGAGGCCGTCGGCGGTCCCTGGGGCTATGAAGAGTTCCGCGAGGCTCTTTCCGACGTCAACATTGAGCAACATCGAGAACTCCTCGAATGGTGGGCAAGTTCAGACTACGACCCCTCCCAGGTCGATGCCATAAATCTCGGCAAAAACGTTGAGGCTCTGGCTGCGAAATGGAAGCGCAGATCGCGCAAAAAAGCCTGACACTGCGGTCCTCCGACGAATGCTTACCTCGTTTGGGTGGTAACCTTACAAGAACATCAGATCCCCTCGGGAAATACGGTCGTCTGGCGGGCCTCAGCGGGCTGACAGATAATCGCCTCGGAACCGAAATCGCAGCGAAACTCACATGTGGGTAATTGCAAGCTGGCCGAGGCCGGGGGACTTTATGATTTTGGCTCATCAGCGATGATGCCTCTTTTCCGGAACACATTACCCGTCGAGAAGGATTGGAGAATGCCGCCTTCCCAAGGACCGCGCGTTGCCAAGGAATTCCTGCAGACGCTAGATGCCACGATCGGTGAACAGTGAGCGCGATGAACGCCGACCTTTCTTTTTCTGACCAAGGCCCCGATATATATTCCTTCATCGACAGAAGCAGTATGGTTGGAGGTCGTGCTGATGCCATGTGACCCGAGACCCTGAACTTCCTCCAAAGTTTGGTAGAGTCCGTCACAATGAGGAGACGGACGAATGAAGCGTTCACGGTTCACGGAACAACAGATCATCGGGATATTGAAGGAGCAGGAGGCGGGCGCCACCGGGTCAATCACCGCTATTCCAGCGCCGGCAATCTTGATCTCAATTCGACCGGGCAACGGGGAGATATTCGACGCCGGATTCTCGCGAGGGGTTAGCTCTCTAGCCGTCGTCATTGGCACAAACATAGCTTGCTGCGCGCAGGCTCTCTGGATTGTGTTGATGACTGCAATAGTACTCAGACTGTGTATCATTGGATTACAATGAGGTGCTCAAATTTAGGCGATCAATCTCAATCGGCTTGCTTATTTCGTTGCCGTGCTAGACGAGGCCTTGTTCATGCGTGCTGCGGAGCAGTTCGACATCACCAAGTCAGCGAGCAAGTACTTTGGCTGGAGGCAGACCTGCGGACGACCCACCGCGTCGAGCCAACCGAAGCGGGCCGGTTTCTGCACGCGCGGTCCGTCATCATTCTTCGCGAAGCCGAGGATGCGTTCGGAGAGGTCGCCGAGGTCACTGCCAGTTCGACTGGGACACTTTGTTGATCCCGCAAGTTTGCAAGGGTGCGTTTCAACAATCCAAGCAAGCACCTCAATTTTCATGATGTCCTACTCACGATCTTCCAAATGAATTACTCCGATCACGTGGTTTCAACGATACATTTCTACCGGGTGCCGGTTCCAAAGCGTTCTGCTGCTGCCATCCCAGTTGCACGACTGCCGCCAACGGAAGCGCTCGTTCAGTGCCCTCAGCCAATCTCTGGCTGAGTTCATTGAAACCCCCTTGTTCATTTCTGACCAAGATTCGGTCGGCGGAGATCGTGCCAGGGATACGCCGCCCACCTTCCTGCAGCGGGAACTTCTCGCCAGCGATAAATGTCTTACCATTTCCTACATCAACCAGAACCATAGGCAAATCCGGTATCGTCCGTGTAGCAAGAATATAGGGCAACTTCGCCTCCATCAACGCTTCCCTGATGAGATCGCTTTTTTCTCGTTCTGATCGCGCTTGCAGTGAAGCAGGTGTCTCATAATTCCTATTGCTCTTCGCCAGGATCAAAACATTCAATTTTCGTCGGTCACGCATAACGGTCGGATACTTGACAGGATCGCGAGCCATCTGATTGTATTCCTCTATGGGTCTGAAGACATGCTTTGAAACCTCTACCAAGAATTTGGGGCGATCTGGCTTTACAGGTCGATGATCTCCGCCCGGAGCAACACCGGCCGCAACTCTTTCCTCATAGGGGCCGTTTCTCGGCCGCTTAAAATTGCCAGTGCCGTCGCCTATGTAGACTGTGCCGGAGCAACCAGAAGCATCTTTTTCAGCGTTTGATTTTTTAATGGCTTTTTCAAAAGTCGTAACGCTCGCCTCTTTGAGAGAAAAAGCCACCGATTTCAATTGCTCCAAAAAGCCTCGTTCAAATGTTTGTTCTTCGAACTCATCGCGTTTACTTTTATGCTTAATTATAAATTCCACATCATGCGATATATTACGTATGAACATTTCTGAAAATTCTTTCAGATAGTCAGAACGTAGTTGATGAGCTCCCAGGCTGCTGTGCTCTCTCAGACCCAATGCGACGTTCGACCTGTAGCGGGCTACCGGAACGCAGGCTGATTCTGGGTGCTGAGAGAATGTCCTGCTCTGAGCAAGTTTATCCCAAACGCTTGCAACCCATGCCTGTTGTTTCGTATGCAATGGTCGATTTCGAACATTTAGCAGAACACGTAAAGCGTCAGGTCGCTGCTTCCATTTCGTACTCCCGTTGTTTTCCGCAACTAGCTCATTCTCGAAAATTGTCGTGCCGTCCCGGCTGACGATCGCGATTTTGTCGAAAAGTTTCTTCTTTTCGACCTCAAAGGCGACTCGTGGCCATACTGAATAGTAATGATTATGTGTCTCAGCATCCGGCAATACAGTGGATGCTAAAAAACGCTTTTCCAGTGCCTTCTCGAAACGGTCGTGAATTGCTGTGAAGCTTGTGATCCTGTCGGTCGCGACAATATTAAGTTCTGTTTTATATCCATTCGAACGCGCGTGATCTAGAAATAGACGGTACTGATGGGGCGGGTAGCACGATTCCAATATTATGTGTGATCGCCTTTGCACACTGCGATAAAACAAGCCATCATACCACTCTGTAGTCGCCAGAGAATTTCCATCCCTTAGCGCATGCGACCCTTTCAGCAAGGCAGCATTGTTGCCAGGGATGTATGCATTGAGATCGTCAGCAATTATTACTTGTGTCGCCTGCTCGCCAAATCTGCCACTAATCTGACGAATGATTGTGCTTTTCCCGGCACCAGGTTGACCGCTCACCACGGCAAAAGTTGGTTCTGCGATGGGCTCTCCATTTGCGCCGATTGCTGGAAGGATCTCAGTCTCGAATATCTCCCTACGCCGCGTTGAGGACAGTGATAGGGCGCTCCCAATGTCGAAATCATCCGTCATTGCCGCGCACCTCTTCGAATTTGCAGAGCCAAGGGTCAACGGAGATTTCGATAAATTGCGTCAACTCCTCAGCGAGTTTGGCTGCCTGGACGGCATTTCCGTTGAGACCCTCCAATCGTCGAGAAAACTCGATGCGTTTAATGTTGGCCGAAGCGTACCAATTCGCGAATTCTTCAAAGCGCTCATGATCGCCATATTTGAAAGTAATCAACCTCGAAGTGAGCAGGCCTACCAAATCGTAAACGTCGTTGACGATCTCAAATCCAGGTTGCTGACGACTGTGCTCTGAGGGGGTTAGCTCGGCATCTGTCCGAGAATCCAAATTCGGAGCCATGGGTCTTTCTCCTGTGTAAAAAGTAATTTGCACGCTACTGCTTCAAAGATCCGTCCTTATTGCAATCGAATACGTAATCGTTGCATTTATAATCGGCCGTGAACAAAAACAAAATTGATCGATAAGCAATCCGCCTTGCGAAGGGCCGCTCTCGACGCCTGATATCACTGCGACTGCCAAGGCTGGAGATGATTCATTCGAGCGGCGCATTTGCTGATTTCGACAAAGCACTAGATGTCTCTCTCCACTGGGCCTTTGGAACTAAATGCACTGTGTGGTGTACAATCCGGCTCCGGCTACCTTGCACGCTTAGTTGGGAATAGAAGGTTTTCGGGAAGCCGCCAAGCGGAACCCGAATATGCGCTTCACGGCGCAGAGGCACCACATCACCCCGACGCTATTGGTGCAGATCGTCCACGTCCTTCGCAAGCATTCGGCGGGCATGGGCGCGCCTCACCAAGACTTTCTCAGAAGCATTGAACTGTTCGGCAAGGACTTTCTCCCGCAAGTGCGTAAAGCATTAGGAAGTTGATATTGGCGCTGGAATTTGCACACGGGGCCTGCATTGACCGGAATGCCTTGTTCACGACTGCAGCCTGATGACGCTTCGGAACAAGAAGAGTACGGGCACGGTTGCCGACGATTTCCCTCGCTTTATCTCCTCGGGGGAGAGAGTACCCGGGCGCACGCGTTGCGGTGTAGCTGGTACGAATTGTGCAGATTAAATTCTTTCCGAGAATTGACGTGTATCCCAGAACACCAATTGCCAGATCCATGTCTCGCAACGGTATCGTCCGCGTCGTTAGGCCATGACTTACAATATATGA carries:
- a CDS encoding plasmid pRiA4b ORF-3 family protein, with the translated sequence MFPATAGFDDPFLLEAVGGPWGYEEFREALSDVNIEQHRELLEWWASSDYDPSQVDAINLGKNVEALAAKWKRRSRKKA
- a CDS encoding zeta toxin family protein, whose amino-acid sequence is MTDDFDIGSALSLSSTRRREIFETEILPAIGANGEPIAEPTFAVVSGQPGAGKSTIIRQISGRFGEQATQVIIADDLNAYIPGNNAALLKGSHALRDGNSLATTEWYDGLFYRSVQRRSHIILESCYPPHQYRLFLDHARSNGYKTELNIVATDRITSFTAIHDRFEKALEKRFLASTVLPDAETHNHYYSVWPRVAFEVEKKKLFDKIAIVSRDGTTIFENELVAENNGSTKWKQRPDALRVLLNVRNRPLHTKQQAWVASVWDKLAQSRTFSQHPESACVPVARYRSNVALGLREHSSLGAHQLRSDYLKEFSEMFIRNISHDVEFIIKHKSKRDEFEEQTFERGFLEQLKSVAFSLKEASVTTFEKAIKKSNAEKDASGCSGTVYIGDGTGNFKRPRNGPYEERVAAGVAPGGDHRPVKPDRPKFLVEVSKHVFRPIEEYNQMARDPVKYPTVMRDRRKLNVLILAKSNRNYETPASLQARSEREKSDLIREALMEAKLPYILATRTIPDLPMVLVDVGNGKTFIAGEKFPLQEGGRRIPGTISADRILVRNEQGGFNELSQRLAEGTERALPLAAVVQLGWQQQNALEPAPGRNVSLKPRDRSNSFGRS